Proteins encoded in a region of the Triticum dicoccoides isolate Atlit2015 ecotype Zavitan chromosome 3A, WEW_v2.0, whole genome shotgun sequence genome:
- the LOC119270147 gene encoding protein ESSENTIAL FOR POTEXVIRUS ACCUMULATION 1-like isoform X2, with protein sequence MAERKLDRFAALGKDVLSLGIEEDRSTAAAMGFVDDPKDQQHLENSIPLSPQWLYAKPSDAKISAPHGSLLEPSEKDVRMLEGSGAKKERRRNAFDAGWLDEERETSLLGRRDHKKEVDREVENRKNDRRSDNVSARDNNDSRAAPTSGRWDDGSTRNSGNEGRRDGKWSLRWGPDDKEKDSKPEKKMDAEKDEPHGEKQTLPVRLLPESDSRDKWRPRHRQETQTSGTATYRAAPGFGLEKGRVKESNVGFAPGRGRANPNSVPSFSRPSSAGPIGAPPVYGRRAATAGAFRYPRGKLLDIYRQQKVVQSFEDGRRMLEEVPPITLSTSVKPLAFVTPDNNEEVVLEDIRKGRVTSSEATNTTALQKERNKDLEAFGIDANKDKSAEAFSGLSHEGSAALISEKDAFYNEGMFAGGITGPPKKPTEENAPSHPHGLSGIREETKFNEVKPSADIDPSTKLPDDSNAQLNVNVDYPTGQASYTETKAGGQDSYPEELTLYYLDPQGGVQGPFMGTDIVSWYEDGYFGLELPVRLAQAPDDAPFRPLSDLMPYLGHKPQSLPPVSHGGSAESPDSVHNNFEDALPTSGSFGKSDQTSKADSGNYAANPTRGDQEALVQSRTGWFPSVEAQKTEANPDIRQQRIPETVSQDAEEVLYTGRPTSGMGQSRPDFDNDRADFQLTSLDSRSGVGEANLPKQDAPRENELSPLGLLWSELEGMHPKQPLSSNVLGVNERRNPKPTAPKDIPPANIRHGPLSRMNEAPVVRDEWPVNLGRLDSINDANMSGLISQVEPELGHLNYEEQMLLTQIRREQLQQEQMMGRNNLEFPGQFAGQVFDSLHQHRQSINPPAPEVEHLLRVQFELEHQQRRQQLQQEQHRQQLQQEQHQRQLQQEQHQRQLQQRQAQLLQQQQQQQQQLILEQMLQQQLQSSNFGQANMVDQVLLREQLLNDLHHQPHHFQRQHDAAIEQLIQAKFGHGHHREQHNDMLDVLSRSNQRQALPLEQQILLGLHHDQLQTQQLANAIRQHAGREEERHLSGGWPMDDPSQFIRTGTSPNQSHASRLGQFDLLQSLQRSSSVEHHDHLDRSLSMHERLHRGGQGIHSLERSGSLPGGAPLPNPDVVNALARHHGLGQMETHGDLYSAGQMPMHASGVHPQQHRLQEQLSGSHMGRLERNWSDANGQLQNSLMEASRINQLQIEAEKQRRNVEMNLPIDNPHAWASLMNNERNPEAELSDMIHQKLVLQAQQSRGFPDVPAPVSFGQRSHFSKMGHLGQDGPTTLDILPNNIEMNRKLGLRSSSATMLDMQRGEFPDVMGGSASTNQLVGNANDVARRKRQGSSANLAVEDTDFSEAVSNWVDTGIPKGSSHSLLKRTANPHAATSQAASTDLSSAIRSKKAGHASSASSDEHKMESGVTSAAHAVEATASANKEAGSFGIPPSSNQDASGPSFSEMLKSTKKPPLQYDASESADGGPGGKGTKKKAKKGKQIDPSLLGFKVHSNRILMGEIHRPDD encoded by the exons ATGGCCGAGAGGAAGCTGGATCGATTCGCGGCGCTCGGGAAAG ATGTCCTCTCGCTCGGGATCGAGGAGGAtaggtccaccgccgccgccatgggtTTCGTCGACGATCCCAAAG ATCAGCAGCACCTGGAGAACAGCATTCCTCTGTCCCCTCAGTGGCTTTATGCCAAACCAAGCGATGCCAAG ATTTCAGCGCCTCATGGGTCCTTGCTTGAACCTTCTGAGAAAGATGTGAGGATGCTTGAAGGTTCTGGGGCCAAGAAAGAGCGCCGTCGGAATGCATTTGATGCTGGTTGGCTTGATGAGGAGAGGGAGACGAGCTTACTTGGGAGGAGGGATCACAAGAAGGAAGTGGACCGGGAGGTGGAGAACCGTAAAAACGATCGCCGATCTGACAATGTTTCTGCAAGGGACAACAATGATTCGCGGGCAGCTCCAACATCTGGAAGGTGGGATGATGGCTCCACCCGAAACTCAGGGAATGAAGGTAGGCGTGATGGAAAATGGTCATTAAGATGGGGACCTGACGACAAGGAGAAGGACTCCAAACCAGAAAAGAAGATGGATGCAGAAAAGGATGAACCTCATGGTGAGAAACAGACACTTCCTGTAAGGCTGCTGCCTGAGTCAGACTCCCGTGATAAATGGAGACCTCGTCACCGGCAGGAGACTCAGACCAGTGGTACAGCGACATACCGTGCTGCTCCAGGATTTGGATTGGAGAAAGGACGTGTGAAGGAATCGAATGTTGGTTTTGCCCCTGGAAGAGGCAGGGCAAACCCCAACTCAGTTCCATCCTTCAGCCGTCCATCATCTGCTGGGCCAATTGGTGCTCCACCTGTGTATGGGAGGCGTGCGGCAACTGCTGGTGCTTTTCGCTACCCAAGGGGTAAACTTCTTGACATATACAGGCAACAAAAGGTTGTGCAGTCATTTGAAGATGGCCGACGGATGCTGGAAGAAGTTCCTCCCATAACACTCTCTACTTCTGTTAAGCCACTAGCCTTTGTCACCCCTGATAACAATGAAGAG GTTGTTTTGGAAGATATTAGGAAGGGCAGGGTCACCAGCAGTGAAGCGACGAATACAACTGCACTCCAAAAGGAGAGAAACAAAGATCTTGAAG cttttggtattGATGCCAACAAGGATAAAAGCGCTGAAGCATTTAGCGGGTTAAGTCATGAAGGATCTGCTGCCTTAATATCAGAGAAGGATGCTTTTTACAATGAAGGGATGTTCGCAGGTGGTATTACAGGCCCACCAAAGAAGCCTACCGAGGAAAATGCTCCCAGTCATCCACATGGACTTTCTGGCATCAGGGAAGAGACAAAGTTTAATGAGGTCAAGCCAAGTGCTGATATCGATCCTAGCACTAAGTTACCTGATGATTCAAATGCTCAGTTGAATGTAAATGTTGACTATCCTACTGGCCAGGCTAGTTACACTGAAACAAAAGCTGGTGGCCAGGATAGTTACCCAGAGGAGTTGACCCTATACTATCTGGATCCTCAAGGAGGTGTGCAGGGTCCATTTATGGGTACTGATATAGTCTCCTGGTATGAAGATGGATATTTTGGATTGGAGCTACCTGTGCGTCTAGCTCAGGCTCCAGATGATGCTCCTTTTCGCCCACTTTCCGACCTCATGCCGTACCTTGGACATAAGCCCCAATCTCTCCCACCTGTATCCCATGGTGGAAGTGCTGAATCTCCGGATTCTGTACATAACAATTTTGAAGATGCGCTTCCTACTTCTGGTTCTTTTGGGAAGAGTGATCAGACATCTAAGGCAGACTCTGGAAATTATGCAGCCAATCCTACAAGAGGTGACCAGGAAGCTCTGGTACAATCCCGTACTGGTTGGTTCCCCTCAGTTGAAGCACAAAAGACTGAAGCAAACCCAGATATTCGTCAGCAGCGCATTCCTGAAACTGTGAGTCAGGATGCTGAAG AAGTGTTGTACACCGGGAGGCCTACCAGTGGCATGGGTCAATCTCGACCAGATTTTGATAATGACCGTGCAGATTTCCAATTGACATCATTGGATTCCCGTTCTGGGGTGGGGGAAGCTAATTTGCCCAAGCAGGATGCCCCTAGAGAAAATGAACTCAGCCCTCTTGGTTTGCTTTGGTCTGAGCTGGAAGGGATGCATCCAAAGCAGCCTCTCTCATCAAATGTGCTTGGTGTAAATGAGCGGAGAAATCCCAAGCCGACAGCTCCCAAGGACATTCCACCTGCAAATATCAGGCATGGGCCACTTAGCCGGATGAATGAAGCCCCTGTTGTGCGTGATGAGTGGCCTGTTAACCTTGGACGGCTGGACAGCATCAATGATGCAAACATGTCAGGGCTAATTTCCCAGGTTGAACCTGAGCTAGGTCATCTGAATTATGAGGAGCAAATGCTACTTACACAGATTCGAAGGGAGCAACTGCAGCAGGAACAAATGATGGGTCGTAACAATCTGGAATTTCCTGGACAATTTGCAGGGCAGGTGTTTGATTCATTGCATCAACACAGACAGTCCATCAATCCACCGGCTCCTGAGGTGGAGCACCTTTTGAGAGTCCAGTTTGAACTTGAACACCAGCAGCGACGCCAACAGCTTCAGCaggagcagcaccgccagcagcttCAGCAAGAGCAGCACCAGAGGCAGCTTCAGCAGGAGCAACACCAAAGGCAGCTTCAGCAGCGCCAAGCCCAGCTGctgcaacagcaacagcagcaacaacagcagctgATTCTTGAACAAATGTTGCAGCAGCAGTTGCAGAGTTCAAACTTCGGACAAGCTAACATGGTCGATCAAGTGTTACTCCGGGAACAGTTATTGAATGACTTGCATCATCAACCCCATCATTTTCAAAGGCAGCATGATGCAGCTATTGAACAACTCATTCAAGCAAAATTTGGGCATGGCCATCATAGGGAGCAACACAATGATATGCTAGATGTTCTCTCACGTTCAAACCAGAGGCAGGCGCTTCCTTTGGAGCAGCAAATTCTTTTAGGGCTGCACCATGATCAGCTCCAAACACAACAATTGGCCAATGCTATAAGACAACATGCGGGCAGGGAGGAAGAACGGCATTTAAGTGGGGGCTGGCCAATGGATGATCCTAGCCAATTTATCCGCACAGGAACTAGTCCAAATCAAAGCCATGCCTCCAGACTTGGTCAATTCGATCTTCTGCAGTCCCTTCAGAGGTCGTCATCTGTGGAGCATCATGACCATCTCGACCGAAGCCTATCTATGCATGAACGATTGCATAGGGGAGGTCAAGGTATTCACTCCCTTGAGCGGTCTGGCTCTTTGCCTGGTGGGGCTCCTTTACCAAATCCTGATGTTGTAAATGCCCTAGCACGTCATCATGGCCTCGGTCAGATGGAAACACATGGTGATCTATATTCTGCAGGCCAGATGCCTATGCATGCCTCAGGGGTTCATCCCCAGCAACACAGGCTGCAGGAGCAGCTGTCAGGTTCTCACATGGGAAGGCTGGAAAGGAACTGGTCAGATGCCAATGGGCAATTGCAAAATAGCCTGATGGAAGCTTCACGCATCAACCAGTTGCAAATTGAAGCAGAGAAGCAGAGGAGGAATGTGGAAATGAACCTTCCCATTGACAACCCACATGCATGGGCATCCCTTATGAACAATGAGAGGAACCCAGAAGCTGAATTGAGTGATATGATTCATCAAAAACTGGTTCTTCAAGCACAGCAATCTCGTGGTTTCCCTGATGTTCCGGCGCCGGTATCATTTGGAC AAAGGTCACATTTCTCAAAAATGGGGCACTTGGGACAGGATGGACCAACTACTCTAGATATTTTACCGAACAATATTGAGATGAACCGGAAACTCGGCCTCAGATCAAGCTCTGCGACAATGCTTGATATGCAAAGGGGAGAATTCCCAGATGTGATGGGTGGCAGTGCATCAACTAATCAATTGGTTGGGAATGCCAATGATGTAGCCAGGAGGAAAAGGCAGGGTTCTAGTGCAAACTTGGCAGTGGAGGACACTGATTTTTCTGAAGCGGTCAGCAACTG GGTTGATACTGGCATCCCAAAGGGAAGCTCCCATTCCCTGCTAAAGCGCACAGCAAACCCACACGCTGCTACCTCGCAGGCAGCGTCAACGGATCTGTCTTCAGCCATTAGGTCCAAGAAGGCAGGCCATGCTTCTTCTGCATCTTCTGATG AGCATAAGATGGAATCTGGAGTCACCTCAGCAGCCCATGCCGTTGAAGCCACTGCTTCAGCCAACAAAGAGGCAGGGTCGTTCGGCATCCCACCTAGCAGCAATCAGGACGCCTCTGGTCCTTCGTTCAGTGAGATGCTCAAGAGCACAAAGAAGCCCCCCTTGCAGTATGACGCCTCTGAATCCGccgacggcggccctggcggcaagGGCACAAAGAAGAAAGCAAAGAAAGGAAAGCAGATCGACCCTTCGCTTCTCGGGTTCAAGGTCCACAGCAACCGCATCTTGATGGGCGAGATCCACCGCCCTGACGACTAA
- the LOC119270147 gene encoding protein ESSENTIAL FOR POTEXVIRUS ACCUMULATION 1-like isoform X1, whose protein sequence is MAERKLDRFAALGKDVLSLGIEEDRSTAAAMGFVDDPKDQQHLENSIPLSPQWLYAKPSDAKISAPHGSLLEPSEKDVRMLEGSGAKKERRRNAFDAGWLDEERETSLLGRRDHKKEVDREVENRKNDRRSDNVSARDNNDSRAAPTSGRWDDGSTRNSGNEGRRDGKWSLRWGPDDKEKDSKPEKKMDAEKDEPHGEKQTLPVRLLPESDSRDKWRPRHRQETQTSGTATYRAAPGFGLEKGRVKESNVGFAPGRGRANPNSVPSFSRPSSAGPIGAPPVYGRRAATAGAFRYPRGKLLDIYRQQKVVQSFEDGRRMLEEVPPITLSTSVKPLAFVTPDNNEEVVLEDIRKGRVTSSEATNTTALQKERNKDLEAFGIDANKDKSAEAFSGLSHEGSAALISEKDAFYNEGMFAGGITGPPKKPTEENAPSHPHGLSGIREETKFNEVKPSADIDPSTKLPDDSNAQLNVNVDYPTGQASYTETKAGGQDSYPEELTLYYLDPQGGVQGPFMGTDIVSWYEDGYFGLELPVRLAQAPDDAPFRPLSDLMPYLGHKPQSLPPVSHGGSAESPDSVHNNFEDALPTSGSFGKSDQTSKADSGNYAANPTRGDQEALVQSRTGWFPSVEAQKTEANPDIRQQRIPETVSQDAEEVLYTGRPTSGMGQSRPDFDNDRADFQLTSLDSRSGVGEANLPKQDAPRENELSPLGLLWSELEGMHPKQPLSSNVLGVNERRNPKPTAPKDIPPANIRHGPLSRMNEAPVVRDEWPVNLGRLDSINDANMSGLISQVEPELGHLNYEEQMLLTQIRREQLQQEQMMGRNNLEFPGQFAGQVFDSLHQHRQSINPPAPEVEHLLRVQFELEHQQRRQQLQQEQHRQQLQQEQHQRQLQQEQHQRQLQQRQAQLLQQQQQQQQQLILEQMLQQQLQSSNFGQANMVDQVLLREQLLNDLHHQPHHFQRQHDAAIEQLIQAKFGHGHHREQHNDMLDVLSRSNQRQALPLEQQILLGLHHDQLQTQQLANAIRQHAGREEERHLSGGWPMDDPSQFIRTGTSPNQSHASRLGQFDLLQSLQRSSSVEHHDHLDRSLSMHERLHRGGQGIHSLERSGSLPGGAPLPNPDVVNALARHHGLGQMETHGDLYSAGQMPMHASGVHPQQHRLQEQLSGSHMGRLERNWSDANGQLQNSLMEASRINQLQIEAEKQRRNVEMNLPIDNPHAWASLMNNERNPEAELSDMIHQKLVLQAQQSRGFPDVPAPVSFGRKDPSSLFAQPAADNPLRSSVDRLSFDDPLAERSHFSKMGHLGQDGPTTLDILPNNIEMNRKLGLRSSSATMLDMQRGEFPDVMGGSASTNQLVGNANDVARRKRQGSSANLAVEDTDFSEAVSNWVDTGIPKGSSHSLLKRTANPHAATSQAASTDLSSAIRSKKAGHASSASSDEHKMESGVTSAAHAVEATASANKEAGSFGIPPSSNQDASGPSFSEMLKSTKKPPLQYDASESADGGPGGKGTKKKAKKGKQIDPSLLGFKVHSNRILMGEIHRPDD, encoded by the exons ATGGCCGAGAGGAAGCTGGATCGATTCGCGGCGCTCGGGAAAG ATGTCCTCTCGCTCGGGATCGAGGAGGAtaggtccaccgccgccgccatgggtTTCGTCGACGATCCCAAAG ATCAGCAGCACCTGGAGAACAGCATTCCTCTGTCCCCTCAGTGGCTTTATGCCAAACCAAGCGATGCCAAG ATTTCAGCGCCTCATGGGTCCTTGCTTGAACCTTCTGAGAAAGATGTGAGGATGCTTGAAGGTTCTGGGGCCAAGAAAGAGCGCCGTCGGAATGCATTTGATGCTGGTTGGCTTGATGAGGAGAGGGAGACGAGCTTACTTGGGAGGAGGGATCACAAGAAGGAAGTGGACCGGGAGGTGGAGAACCGTAAAAACGATCGCCGATCTGACAATGTTTCTGCAAGGGACAACAATGATTCGCGGGCAGCTCCAACATCTGGAAGGTGGGATGATGGCTCCACCCGAAACTCAGGGAATGAAGGTAGGCGTGATGGAAAATGGTCATTAAGATGGGGACCTGACGACAAGGAGAAGGACTCCAAACCAGAAAAGAAGATGGATGCAGAAAAGGATGAACCTCATGGTGAGAAACAGACACTTCCTGTAAGGCTGCTGCCTGAGTCAGACTCCCGTGATAAATGGAGACCTCGTCACCGGCAGGAGACTCAGACCAGTGGTACAGCGACATACCGTGCTGCTCCAGGATTTGGATTGGAGAAAGGACGTGTGAAGGAATCGAATGTTGGTTTTGCCCCTGGAAGAGGCAGGGCAAACCCCAACTCAGTTCCATCCTTCAGCCGTCCATCATCTGCTGGGCCAATTGGTGCTCCACCTGTGTATGGGAGGCGTGCGGCAACTGCTGGTGCTTTTCGCTACCCAAGGGGTAAACTTCTTGACATATACAGGCAACAAAAGGTTGTGCAGTCATTTGAAGATGGCCGACGGATGCTGGAAGAAGTTCCTCCCATAACACTCTCTACTTCTGTTAAGCCACTAGCCTTTGTCACCCCTGATAACAATGAAGAG GTTGTTTTGGAAGATATTAGGAAGGGCAGGGTCACCAGCAGTGAAGCGACGAATACAACTGCACTCCAAAAGGAGAGAAACAAAGATCTTGAAG cttttggtattGATGCCAACAAGGATAAAAGCGCTGAAGCATTTAGCGGGTTAAGTCATGAAGGATCTGCTGCCTTAATATCAGAGAAGGATGCTTTTTACAATGAAGGGATGTTCGCAGGTGGTATTACAGGCCCACCAAAGAAGCCTACCGAGGAAAATGCTCCCAGTCATCCACATGGACTTTCTGGCATCAGGGAAGAGACAAAGTTTAATGAGGTCAAGCCAAGTGCTGATATCGATCCTAGCACTAAGTTACCTGATGATTCAAATGCTCAGTTGAATGTAAATGTTGACTATCCTACTGGCCAGGCTAGTTACACTGAAACAAAAGCTGGTGGCCAGGATAGTTACCCAGAGGAGTTGACCCTATACTATCTGGATCCTCAAGGAGGTGTGCAGGGTCCATTTATGGGTACTGATATAGTCTCCTGGTATGAAGATGGATATTTTGGATTGGAGCTACCTGTGCGTCTAGCTCAGGCTCCAGATGATGCTCCTTTTCGCCCACTTTCCGACCTCATGCCGTACCTTGGACATAAGCCCCAATCTCTCCCACCTGTATCCCATGGTGGAAGTGCTGAATCTCCGGATTCTGTACATAACAATTTTGAAGATGCGCTTCCTACTTCTGGTTCTTTTGGGAAGAGTGATCAGACATCTAAGGCAGACTCTGGAAATTATGCAGCCAATCCTACAAGAGGTGACCAGGAAGCTCTGGTACAATCCCGTACTGGTTGGTTCCCCTCAGTTGAAGCACAAAAGACTGAAGCAAACCCAGATATTCGTCAGCAGCGCATTCCTGAAACTGTGAGTCAGGATGCTGAAG AAGTGTTGTACACCGGGAGGCCTACCAGTGGCATGGGTCAATCTCGACCAGATTTTGATAATGACCGTGCAGATTTCCAATTGACATCATTGGATTCCCGTTCTGGGGTGGGGGAAGCTAATTTGCCCAAGCAGGATGCCCCTAGAGAAAATGAACTCAGCCCTCTTGGTTTGCTTTGGTCTGAGCTGGAAGGGATGCATCCAAAGCAGCCTCTCTCATCAAATGTGCTTGGTGTAAATGAGCGGAGAAATCCCAAGCCGACAGCTCCCAAGGACATTCCACCTGCAAATATCAGGCATGGGCCACTTAGCCGGATGAATGAAGCCCCTGTTGTGCGTGATGAGTGGCCTGTTAACCTTGGACGGCTGGACAGCATCAATGATGCAAACATGTCAGGGCTAATTTCCCAGGTTGAACCTGAGCTAGGTCATCTGAATTATGAGGAGCAAATGCTACTTACACAGATTCGAAGGGAGCAACTGCAGCAGGAACAAATGATGGGTCGTAACAATCTGGAATTTCCTGGACAATTTGCAGGGCAGGTGTTTGATTCATTGCATCAACACAGACAGTCCATCAATCCACCGGCTCCTGAGGTGGAGCACCTTTTGAGAGTCCAGTTTGAACTTGAACACCAGCAGCGACGCCAACAGCTTCAGCaggagcagcaccgccagcagcttCAGCAAGAGCAGCACCAGAGGCAGCTTCAGCAGGAGCAACACCAAAGGCAGCTTCAGCAGCGCCAAGCCCAGCTGctgcaacagcaacagcagcaacaacagcagctgATTCTTGAACAAATGTTGCAGCAGCAGTTGCAGAGTTCAAACTTCGGACAAGCTAACATGGTCGATCAAGTGTTACTCCGGGAACAGTTATTGAATGACTTGCATCATCAACCCCATCATTTTCAAAGGCAGCATGATGCAGCTATTGAACAACTCATTCAAGCAAAATTTGGGCATGGCCATCATAGGGAGCAACACAATGATATGCTAGATGTTCTCTCACGTTCAAACCAGAGGCAGGCGCTTCCTTTGGAGCAGCAAATTCTTTTAGGGCTGCACCATGATCAGCTCCAAACACAACAATTGGCCAATGCTATAAGACAACATGCGGGCAGGGAGGAAGAACGGCATTTAAGTGGGGGCTGGCCAATGGATGATCCTAGCCAATTTATCCGCACAGGAACTAGTCCAAATCAAAGCCATGCCTCCAGACTTGGTCAATTCGATCTTCTGCAGTCCCTTCAGAGGTCGTCATCTGTGGAGCATCATGACCATCTCGACCGAAGCCTATCTATGCATGAACGATTGCATAGGGGAGGTCAAGGTATTCACTCCCTTGAGCGGTCTGGCTCTTTGCCTGGTGGGGCTCCTTTACCAAATCCTGATGTTGTAAATGCCCTAGCACGTCATCATGGCCTCGGTCAGATGGAAACACATGGTGATCTATATTCTGCAGGCCAGATGCCTATGCATGCCTCAGGGGTTCATCCCCAGCAACACAGGCTGCAGGAGCAGCTGTCAGGTTCTCACATGGGAAGGCTGGAAAGGAACTGGTCAGATGCCAATGGGCAATTGCAAAATAGCCTGATGGAAGCTTCACGCATCAACCAGTTGCAAATTGAAGCAGAGAAGCAGAGGAGGAATGTGGAAATGAACCTTCCCATTGACAACCCACATGCATGGGCATCCCTTATGAACAATGAGAGGAACCCAGAAGCTGAATTGAGTGATATGATTCATCAAAAACTGGTTCTTCAAGCACAGCAATCTCGTGGTTTCCCTGATGTTCCGGCGCCGGTATCATTTGGACGTAAAGACCCTTCTTCACTCTTTGCACAGCCTGCTGCAGATAACCCTTTAAGATCATCTGTTGACAGGTTGTCTTTTGATGATCCACTTGCAGAAAGGTCACATTTCTCAAAAATGGGGCACTTGGGACAGGATGGACCAACTACTCTAGATATTTTACCGAACAATATTGAGATGAACCGGAAACTCGGCCTCAGATCAAGCTCTGCGACAATGCTTGATATGCAAAGGGGAGAATTCCCAGATGTGATGGGTGGCAGTGCATCAACTAATCAATTGGTTGGGAATGCCAATGATGTAGCCAGGAGGAAAAGGCAGGGTTCTAGTGCAAACTTGGCAGTGGAGGACACTGATTTTTCTGAAGCGGTCAGCAACTG GGTTGATACTGGCATCCCAAAGGGAAGCTCCCATTCCCTGCTAAAGCGCACAGCAAACCCACACGCTGCTACCTCGCAGGCAGCGTCAACGGATCTGTCTTCAGCCATTAGGTCCAAGAAGGCAGGCCATGCTTCTTCTGCATCTTCTGATG AGCATAAGATGGAATCTGGAGTCACCTCAGCAGCCCATGCCGTTGAAGCCACTGCTTCAGCCAACAAAGAGGCAGGGTCGTTCGGCATCCCACCTAGCAGCAATCAGGACGCCTCTGGTCCTTCGTTCAGTGAGATGCTCAAGAGCACAAAGAAGCCCCCCTTGCAGTATGACGCCTCTGAATCCGccgacggcggccctggcggcaagGGCACAAAGAAGAAAGCAAAGAAAGGAAAGCAGATCGACCCTTCGCTTCTCGGGTTCAAGGTCCACAGCAACCGCATCTTGATGGGCGAGATCCACCGCCCTGACGACTAA